Proteins from a single region of Hydra vulgaris chromosome 12, alternate assembly HydraT2T_AEP:
- the LOC136088434 gene encoding zinc finger MYM-type protein 1-like, producing the protein MSNRTYQSGAAKRKKAAKAKEDISKYLPLTSFLLELEPEQEPEPEQEPEPEQESEPAQVPEPVQEPEPAQEPESNQIKTYPNATKKTTQETYPALWHQLSKEAQSFWISNGPSMCQNNDGSFKNSERLSCGQKRYLSKSCFRRELHNGEFVNREWLLYSPSTGSVFCFACTLFSSKHSNFSTTGFDDWKNALKCISGHENGSEHHKNMLTYSSRQKESGQLDSVLLKQLHNEQLYWQNVLKRIVAVVKFLSSRGLPFCGNNETIGSEQNGNYLGTLELLSQFDPFLHEHMKKHGNSGKGNTSYLSANICEEFICLMENKVLSKIISELKKAKYYSISVDSTPDLSHVDQLTFTVRYVKDLAPVERFLQFVPIHGHGAEHLETVVLNFLQENEISISDCRGQSYDNASNMAGQYSGLQKRIKDKSESALFIPCAGHSLNLVGNSAAGCCLEAINFFDFVQCLYNFFSASTHRWQVLLSFVGKGKKIVKQLSGTRWSARADAVTCLHDSYDEIKKALEFLIKDISQSE; encoded by the exons aTGTCTAATCGGACTTATCAAAGTGGTGCTGCAAAGAGGAAAAAAGCCGCTAAAGCAAAAGAAGACATTTCAAAATATCTTCCTTTGACATCATTTCTTTTG GAACTGGAACCAGAACAGGAGCCAGAACCAGAGCAGGAGCCAGAACCAGAGCAAGAGTCAGAACCAGCACAGGTGCCAGAACCAGTACAGGAGCCAGAACCAGCACAGGAGCCagaatcaaatcaaattaaaacttatccaaacgcaacaaaaaaaactactcAAGAAACTTACCCAGCATTGTGGCATCAGTTATCCAAAGAAGCTCAATCATTTTGGATTTCTAATGGCCCGTCCATGTGCCAGAACAATGATGGGAGCTTCAAAAATTCGGAAAGGTTGAGTTGCGGACAAAAAAGGTACTTATCAAAATCTTGCTTTAGACGTGAACTACACAATGGCGAATTTGTCAATCGTGAATGGCTATTATACTCACCATCAACAGGTTCTGTTTTTTGCTTTGCTTGTACCTTATTCTCCAGCAAACACTCTAATTTTTCCACAACTGGATTTGATGACTGGAAAAATGCCTTAAAATGTATATCTGGACACGAGAATGGTTCTGAACATCACAAAAATATGCTTACTTACTCCAGTCGGCAGAAAGAAAGTGGCCAGCTTGACTCTgtattattaaaacagttaCATAACGAACAATTGTACTGGCAAAATGTGCTGAAAAGAATTGTTGCAGTTGTAAAGTTCTTGTCATCAAGAGGATTGCCATTTTGTGGAAACAATGAAACCATTGGTTCAGAGCAAAATGGTAATTATTTAGGAACTCTTGAGTTACTTAGCCAGTTTGACCCATTCCTACATGAACACATGAAAAAACATGGAAATTCTGGAAAAGGTAATACTTCATACCTCTCCGCCAATATCTGTGAGGAGTTTATATGCCTAAtggaaaataaagttttgagcAAAAtaatttctgaattaaaaaaagcaaaatactaCTCAATCAGCGTTGACTCAACTCCAGACTTGTCACATGTAGATCAATTAACTTTTACAGTTCGATATGTTAAAGACTTGGCACCAGTTGAgcgttttttgcaatttgttcCCATTCACGGGCATGGAGCTGAACATTTAGAAACagtggttttgaattttttacaagaaaatgaAATTTCAATATCTGACTGTCGTGGGCAGTCATACGATAATGCATCAAATATGGCAGGACAGTACTCAGGCCTACAAAAGAGGATTAAAGACAAAAGTGAATCAGCATTGTTTATTCCTTGTGCTGGACATTCTTTAAATCTGGTTGGCAACAGTGCAGCTGGATGTTGTTTAgaagcaattaatttttttgactttgttCAATGCCTCTACAACTTTTTTTCTGCATCAACTCATCGTTGGCAAGTGCTTCTGTCTTTTGTTGGCAAAggcaaaaaaattgtcaaacaGCTTTCTGGAACTCGATGGTCAGCACGTGCAGATGCTGTGACTTGTCTGCATGACAGTTATGATGAGATTAAAAAAGCACTTGAATTTTTGATCAAGGACATAAGTCAGTCAGAATAA